A stretch of DNA from Triticum dicoccoides isolate Atlit2015 ecotype Zavitan chromosome 2A, WEW_v2.0, whole genome shotgun sequence:
AAGGCGAGCGACCGCGGCCCCGACGGGCAGCAGCTCCGCACCTACAACACCGCCTCCGTAACCGTTCTCTCTAACTATTTCACCGCCAAAAACATCAGCTTCAAGGTGAGTCGCCGACGGTGGTCCATGAACGTACGAAACGTGACACGGGTCACAAGGCACAAGCAGATGCGGTTACGCGCCCCCTGTCCCTgtgctgcatgcatgcatcaatgcgTACCGTCTCGGCAGGCGGCAGCGCACTGTGCCGTGCAGGGGCGCAGACAAAGTGACAAAAGCTTCAGGGTCACAAGCCGGACATCTCGCAAACGCGCGCTGCTGTCTGTCTCTGTGCATCCCTGTTCGTTTGAGATTTTGAATTCGTACTATATGCATGATAGATGTgttttgagttttgcttggagcaggcAAATCACCCGGGTTCGTCTGGCTACGGCCGGCGAGATGGACGATGGCTGGCTGGAGCCTGGGCCGAGCAAATACGAGGCCACTCTGCTCGTGACTCGTGAGGTTGGCATGATGTGCGACCTGACTGACGTTGTGTTTCTATCTATCTAATGGCTTGACAGAACACGGCTCCAGCACCGATGCCCGGCATGCAAGGGGGCCAGGCGGTGGCGTTCCGCGTCTCCGGCGACAAGGCCTTCTTCTTCGGGTGCGGGTTCTACGGCGCGCAGGACACGCTGTGCGACGACGCCGGCCGGCACTACTTCCGCGACTGCTACATCGAGGGCTCCATCGACTTCATCTTCGGCAACGGCCGCTCCCTCTACAAGGTGCGTACTGCTGCGTTCACCATTACATATGTGTGTTGCGTTGAGTACGTGGTAGCTCATGCTGAGAAAACACGTACGAGCAGGACTGCGAGCTGCACTCGACGGCGCGGCGGTTCGGGTCGGTGGCGGCGCACGGGCGGCAGGGGCCCTGCGAGCGCACCGGCTTCGCGTTCGTCAACTGCCGGGTGACCGGCACGGGGATGCTCTACGCGGGGCGAGCCATGGGGCAGTACTCGCGCATCGTCTACGCCTACACCTACTTCGACAACGTCATCGCGCCCGGCGGATGGGACGACTGGGACCACAACAGCAACAAGAGCATGTAACTACTACACCACTACTCTGCTGCATACATATTCAGACACACGCAGCATGAATAAAATAAATTGAGCACTTGTTACCATAATACAGGACGGCGTTCTTCGGGATGTATAAGAACTGGGGGCCCGGCGCCGACGCCGTGCACGGCGTGCCGTGGGCGCGGGAGCTCGACTACTTCACCGCCCGCCCGTTCCTTGGCAAGAGCTTCGTCAACGGATTCCACTGGCTCACACCAGATGTCTGAACTCCCAAACTGTTTCCAGCACCACAGATTCAGCTGACAAGATAGTACATTCATACTATACATCACAGGCATACAAGAGTAGCACAGATATAAAGGAACTACTAGTACAGTATAGTTACTCGTTTTTCATCGATTTAAACTTCCCAGTGTAGTTACTACGTAGTCATTCGAAAGCACAGGCACAGCTGGCCTTGTACCAGACCAAATTGTTCATGTAGTAATCTTCAAAACTAAACAGCAAGGATGAATTTGTTATACGCCTGCCTACATATGATGCTTTGCAGAGGACAGCAACTCTTTCGAGGGTGCGTGTATATAGCTCGACGCTGCTTCATGTGGTAGAAGGACTGGTATCAACAGAGAACAATTTGTCATATTTCTGCAGCAGCTCGACCATCCCAGTAGACCTGCAAAGGTGGAGGAGATCCTACGAAGTCAAATCTACTGCAAAAGGTGCACTCAACTTGCAAAGCGCATACACCTATTATACAGAGTAGTTTGTAAAAAAATACGTATGTGGTTAATAAGGTACCAAGATGTAAAACACTACATCTCAACCGAGCAAATAGAGCATTGATGCTTCATCCAGTTACATAACACTTAACCTTGGAATTAAAATCTTATACCTGTTCTTGGTAAGCATGCATGTCGGTGTATTTCAGTATGTCAAGTTATATAGCAGGCACCGTCCGTTGACTTACTAACGACAGCCAATGAATTTTCTCTTTTGTTAACTCAGTTGCCTGATTCCCACTGTACATATCTTGAAGACTTCGATTGAAGGCTATGTGTCCGTTTTTCTAATTCTAACCATTTAAACAAGGCAATGATTTAACTACAAGACAGCCTTCAACACCATGCATGGCATGAACCATCACTATTAAGATCTATCGCTTGCATTACAGATTTGTTCAAGTGGATTCTGATGGACCTATGAGCTGTGTTAGGCTCCCCCCACCAAAGTCCCAGCAAGACAGCAGAAGCATTATGATAGGTATTCTACAGATGTTAATGTTAGTTTGAGGTTGTTGTGCTGTGGAATCTAGTTAGTTAGGGACTTGTTTACTAATTCCACTCGGGTGGGTACACAGGATTGCTCCACTCGGGTGTGTAGTCTGTCATTCCTCTTCTTTTCCAAATCACATCCTAAAGATGCTCGCAAGTTATTAATACATCCTGAATTAGAAATAAATATGTGGTTTCCAAAAGTTGTAATACCAAACGGGATGTCAGAAGAGAAATATGATAGAAATTCTTATAAAATACATATACACTCAAATCAGTGGGACCTAATATCTCAAATTTGATACAAGTGCATTACACCCTAAATATGATGGACACTAATCATAAATTTACAATAACAAGTGGGCAATCGATGTCAAGTACGGAGTATCTCTATAACACGATAAAAACGGATGGTGTGCGGTTTTTAGGTCGCAGAAGAAAGCTGGTACAGCcaaatatttccagaaaaaaaaatcCAGCCTCAGTTTGGTAGAGCCTGACTATAACCAAGCCACATCAGTTAAATGCAGTATTGCAAGTAAGATTGTTTGCAGTTGGGCTTTTTATCTACATACAAGGGCTTTATTTATAGATCCAGGTAAAAAGCCTGCATTCCAAAAAGTAAGATTGGAGGCTGCTGACCAAAATTATATAGTTATTACTATCAAGAGGCTAAATTTGGTGTGGATCATACAAGTTCCAGAAAAATATCATTTCCAATACTAGCCTGGAAGACATTGATAGTCGATAACATCTTTTTTTTCCGTACAGAAACACAATTGCTCAACTAAATTGAAGTGAACAATTACAAAAATAAAACCTAAATTAAATACATAGGATATCCCTCCTCGCATTAAGCCATAGTTAGAAACTTAGAATCAATCGACAGTCACATATAATGACAATGAGAGTAAATAGCTAAGGACTTACACTTTCTGCATGGTACTCTCATAAACACGAGGAGATGCGGCATGAATGACACCACTGGGAGGTGGACCATATTTTCCGATCTTGTACATGAGTTACATTATCATGGAGAAATTCTCAGGCTCGTCATCATAAACAGTAGTAAGGTTCACCATGGACTCAAACTGCTTCACATACTGGTCATAGTTTTCCTTATCTAACTTGTCCTTGTTATCTTCCAGCCACTTTGGGTATTGTCCAACG
This window harbors:
- the LOC119356135 gene encoding probable pectinesterase 68; the encoded protein is MARPLLAALVLAATLASLVPPLASQATTCESARRGHHQYRQPVGVRRMVVDASGAGDFLSIQQAVDSVPVNNSVRVIMQINAGIYIEKVVVPASKPYITLEGAGRDVTVVEWHDKASDRGPDGQQLRTYNTASVTVLSNYFTAKNISFKNTAPAPMPGMQGGQAVAFRVSGDKAFFFGCGFYGAQDTLCDDAGRHYFRDCYIEGSIDFIFGNGRSLYKDCELHSTARRFGSVAAHGRQGPCERTGFAFVNCRVTGTGMLYAGRAMGQYSRIVYAYTYFDNVIAPGGWDDWDHNSNKSMTAFFGMYKNWGPGADAVHGVPWARELDYFTARPFLGKSFVNGFHWLTPDV